The region TCCATCTTCAAGTCTTATCTTCAGCCAGTCATCAACATTATCTTCTACTTTAACTTTTAATCCTTCGTGCACTTGAAATTCATCATTTGATGTTTGATCGGGAGCAGATTTAACCAGAACAGACTTATTTACAACTATTCCGTATTTTATATTAAACTCTTTATTCATTTTAACAGCAAGTAAAAGAATAGTTAAGAATAAGACAATAAATATTCCAATAGCAGAAAAGACAGCAGCTCTTTGCTGACTAATACTTTTAGAGAAAAAGTATAATACAATTGTTATTAGAAACAGAATGAAAAAAATATAAACTAAAAATGTCCATCCTGTTACTGAGAAAAATGCAAGTAAACCTTCCCATAAATTAAAAATAAAGAAAGGCGGAAGCGTATCTACTTTATCTTTAAGATGCTGTTTTACAAGCTCAAGGTTATGAAGCACATCTTCATCGTTGGGTGAAATTGTTAAAGCTTTTTCATAATAAAGAATTGCATATCCAACCTGTCCCAGCCTATAGTAAGAATTGCCCAGATTATAGAAAAGTGAA is a window of Ignavibacterium sp. DNA encoding:
- a CDS encoding tetratricopeptide repeat protein, which encodes MRNANEYYKNNRYQLAVDEYNKLIDDGYTGVSLFYNLGNSYYRLGQVGYAILYYEKALTISPNDEDVLHNLELVKQHLKDKVDTLPPFFIFNLWEGLLAFFSVTGWTFLVYIFFILFLITIVLYFFSKSISQQRAAVFSAIGIFIVLFLTILLLAVKMNKEFNIKYGIVVNKSVLVKSAPDQTSNDEFQVHEGLKVKVEDNVDDWLKIRLEDGKIGWVSKQSVGII